The region ACTATCCTCTTTATCGATGAAATTCATACGCTAGTTGGGGCAGGCTCAACAACCGGTAGTGCCATGGATGCCTCTAACCTCCTTAAGCCAGCACTCGCCTCAGGTCAATTGCGCCTGATTGGCTCGACCACACATGAGGAGTACAAAAAATTTATCGAAAAAGATCGGGCGCTTGCCCGTAGATTTCAAAAAATCGAGATTACCGAACCCAGCATCGAAGAGAGTTACGCCATTTTAGCAGGTGTGCAAGCACGCTTTGAAGAATTTCATCAAGTGCGCTATCACCCTGATGCCATTAAAGCCTGTGTCGATCTTACTGCCCGCTATCTTCCCGAGCGACATCTTCCGGACAAAGCTATCGATGCCATGGATGAATCGGGGGCCTATCTCAAGCTCAATCCCCCACTAGAAGCATCTAGTGAGGAAGCCCTAGAGGTTCAAGCCAATCTGGTCAGCCAAATCGTCGCTAAATGGACACATCTGCCCATCCAGACCATGACCGAGAGTGATGCACACCGTATTCTCTCCTTGGAAGAACGTCTTAAAGAAGTTATCTTCGGGCAGGACAAAGCCATCGCACAAGTGGCGCAAACAGTCAAACGAGCGCGTGCTGGTTTACGTAAAGAGGATAAACCGATGGGCTCCTTTCTCTTTGTTGGCCCTACCGGTGTGGGTAAAACCGAACTTGCTAAAAATCTTGCTAAGTTCTTAGGGGCTAAATTCTTACGTTTCGATATGAGTGAGTACCAAGAGCAACATACCGCTGCCAGACTCATCGGCTCGCCTCCAGGATACGTTGGCTATGATGAGGGGGGATTACTCACCGAAGCAGTACGTAAACATCCCCATGCCGTTCTCTTGCTTGATGAGATCGAAAAAGCTCACCGCGACATTTATAATATCCTTCTCTCGGCGATGGACTATGCAACTATCACCGATACGCAAGGGCGAAAAGCTGACCTACGCAATGTTATCATCATCATGACGGGTAATATTGGTGCCCAACAAATTGGCAAGGCCAATATCGGCTTTGATGATAAACATATCGATCAATCCGCCCTCTTTAAGGCGGTCGAGCAGACATTCTCTCCCGAATTTAGAAACCGATTAGATGGTGTCATCGCCTTCAACTTCTTAGAGACAAAAATGGTCGAACGTATCGTGATTAAAGAGATGAATGAAGTTGTCGCCCTGCTTGCTAAACAAGAGATCACCCTCACCTATGCGCCATCGCTTATCAATCATCTCATCAAACAGAGCTATCATAAAGAATTCGGTGCAAGACCTATCGCCAGAAAGATTGAAGAAGAGGTGAAA is a window of Entomospira culicis DNA encoding:
- a CDS encoding AAA family ATPase, with amino-acid sequence MMSMSNELQAIINRAYALAKEKTHEIFTPEHLLLVALDANSPRAIFSSLGIDIISIKRDLIDYLESEIPKSTHLYNEPPNSPQLELLLQNVSLHASSSGKKNVVINDILLAMVNLDKSYVAHSLHKHGVNHERLFEAIQQTHNNIKDEESPNARSPEESRPQLKSYTTDLTQEARDGKLEPLVGRQVELAQTITTLSRRVKNNPLHIGDSGVGKTAMSHGLAQYIISGKAPKSFADCRLLSLDLGSLVAGTRYRGDFEERMKFVIKEASKGGKTILFIDEIHTLVGAGSTTGSAMDASNLLKPALASGQLRLIGSTTHEEYKKFIEKDRALARRFQKIEITEPSIEESYAILAGVQARFEEFHQVRYHPDAIKACVDLTARYLPERHLPDKAIDAMDESGAYLKLNPPLEASSEEALEVQANLVSQIVAKWTHLPIQTMTESDAHRILSLEERLKEVIFGQDKAIAQVAQTVKRARAGLRKEDKPMGSFLFVGPTGVGKTELAKNLAKFLGAKFLRFDMSEYQEQHTAARLIGSPPGYVGYDEGGLLTEAVRKHPHAVLLLDEIEKAHRDIYNILLSAMDYATITDTQGRKADLRNVIIIMTGNIGAQQIGKANIGFDDKHIDQSALFKAVEQTFSPEFRNRLDGVIAFNFLETKMVERIVIKEMNEVVALLAKQEITLTYAPSLINHLIKQSYHKEFGARPIARKIEEEVKELLSDGILSGNLIGKEIELSVKKGKIILKVNTPA